A genomic segment from Pistricoccus aurantiacus encodes:
- a CDS encoding Txe/YoeB family addiction module toxin, translating to MRSLVFEGNTWEAYEKMREKDKNLHKALCKLLKEMLRSEDPSTGLGKPEPLKHSLSGLWARRISQRDRLIYRFDERYIYIFAIGGHYDQR from the coding sequence ATGAGATCACTGGTATTTGAGGGCAACACTTGGGAAGCGTATGAAAAAATGCGTGAGAAGGACAAGAACCTGCACAAAGCGCTCTGCAAGCTGCTGAAAGAAATGCTTCGGTCTGAAGACCCATCAACTGGTCTCGGAAAACCAGAGCCGCTTAAACACAGCCTGTCGGGCTTATGGGCCAGGCGTATTTCACAGAGGGATAGGCTCATATACCGGTTCGACGAAAGATACATTTATATTTTCGCCATCGGTG